A portion of the Streptomyces coeruleoprunus genome contains these proteins:
- a CDS encoding AAA family ATPase produces MPVVHVMTGLPASGKTTAARALQAESGGRMRRVNLDDLRAMLDIPSPERGRSFAHERTVLAIQDAAVGAAVDDGFDVVVDNTHLTPHIPKRLKAAVAGRATFVVHDFTDVPVEECVRRDAARERAVGEEIIRLLADKHAKALQGGWRLTDAWFNDQVPVQPYVPDPSLPPAVLCDIDGTLALRGDRGPYDFSRCGEDLLNVSVRQALHSFRRADGDRIVLLSGRGEEHRATTEDWLRRHDVPYDELWMRAAGDGRRDDLVKAELFDRHVRHRFAVRVSLDDRDRVVAVWRRMGLPTWQVNYGNF; encoded by the coding sequence GTGCCCGTAGTCCACGTCATGACCGGGCTGCCCGCATCCGGCAAGACCACCGCGGCACGCGCCCTGCAGGCGGAGTCCGGGGGCCGCATGCGCCGTGTCAACCTCGACGACCTGCGCGCCATGCTCGACATCCCGTCGCCCGAGCGCGGCCGGTCCTTCGCGCACGAGCGGACCGTGCTGGCCATCCAGGACGCGGCGGTCGGCGCGGCCGTCGACGACGGCTTCGACGTCGTCGTCGACAACACCCACCTCACGCCCCACATCCCCAAGCGCCTCAAGGCCGCCGTGGCGGGCCGCGCCACGTTCGTCGTCCACGACTTCACCGACGTCCCGGTGGAGGAGTGCGTACGGCGCGACGCGGCCCGCGAGCGGGCCGTCGGCGAGGAGATCATCCGCCTGCTCGCCGACAAGCACGCCAAGGCCCTGCAGGGCGGCTGGCGGCTCACCGACGCCTGGTTCAACGACCAGGTGCCCGTGCAGCCGTACGTGCCGGACCCGTCGCTGCCGCCGGCGGTCCTGTGCGACATCGACGGCACGCTCGCCCTGCGCGGCGACCGCGGCCCGTACGACTTCAGCCGCTGCGGCGAGGACCTGCTCAACGTCTCCGTACGCCAGGCGCTGCACTCCTTCCGCCGCGCGGACGGCGACCGGATCGTGCTGCTGTCCGGCCGGGGCGAGGAGCACCGCGCGACCACCGAGGACTGGCTGCGCCGCCACGACGTCCCGTACGACGAGCTGTGGATGCGGGCCGCCGGCGACGGGCGGCGCGACGACCTCGTCAAGGCCGAGCTGTTCGACCGGCACGTACGCCACCGGTTCGCGGTCCGGGTCTCCCTCGACGACCGCGACC